One segment of Oreochromis niloticus isolate F11D_XX linkage group LG8, O_niloticus_UMD_NMBU, whole genome shotgun sequence DNA contains the following:
- the gprc5c gene encoding G-protein coupled receptor family C group 5 member C isoform X3 produces MASNMTPQGCGPNVDSIYYNLCSTEAAWGIVLEALAAAGIVFSFVLLISLLASLPFHKDYNRKSSVALHAFFLICTAGLFCLTFAFIVGKNFSTCASRRFLFGVLFSGCFASQLMQCVRLNILARRNSGPRVWVLCLGALGLWLVEVIINTEWLVITIVSSNTTAQTSTAIAVPCDIANEDFVMALIYVMVLILAVMVASLTIMMGKHTQWKKEGACILVTSLFSVGIWVVWIVMYVYGNGKTGNPTWDDPTLAIALVANAWVFIIIYTIPDICCLNSDDESQQDYTENFYQNQGVGYETILKGQSSQNVYVENKAFSMDESNQDSKPVSPYSGYTGQMRNSVYQPTELALISKGVGNGHGLQRTSQW; encoded by the exons ATGGCCAGCAACATGACCCCTCAGGGCTGCGGCCCGAACGTGGATTCCATTTATTACAATCTGTGTAGCACTGAAGCTGCATGGGGCATCGTGCTGGAGGCCTTAGCGGCAGCTGGTATCGTCTTCTCCTTCGTGCTCCTCATCTCGCTGCTGGCCAGCCTGCCCTTCCATAAAGACTACAACCGCAAGAGCTCGGTGGCTCTTCACGCCTTCTTCCTGATCTGCACTGCTGGTCTCTTCTGCCTAACCTTTGCCTTCATCGTGGGAAAGAACTTCTCCACTTGTGCTTCACGGAGGTTCCTCTTCGGGGTGCTGTTCAGCGGCTGCTTCGCCTCCCAGCTGATGCAGTGTGTGAGGCTGAACATCCTGGCCAGACGGAACAGCGGGCCTCGAGTTTGGGTCTTGTGTCTTGGGGCGCTGGGGCTGTGGCTGGTGGAGGTGATCATCAACACAGAATGGCTGGTAATTACAATTGTGTCTTCCAACACCACAGCTCAAACTAGCACAGCTATAGCCGTGCCTTGTGACATTGCTAACGAGGACTTTGTCATGGCGCTCATCTACGTGATGGTGCTGATCCTGGCTGTGATGGTGGCGAGTCTGACCATCATGAtgggcaaacacacacagtggaagAAGGAAGGCGCTTGCATCCTTGTGACGAGCCTCTTTTCAGTGGGTATTTGGGTGGTGTGGATCGTCATGTACGTGTATGGGAATGGGAAAACCGGGAATCCAACGTGGGATGACCCAACCTTAGCCATCGCTTTGGTAGCAAACGCCTGGGTCTTCATTATCATCTACACCATTCCCGACATCTGCTGTCTGAACAGTGACGATGAGAGTCAACAAGACTACACAGAAAATTTTTACCAAAACCAAGGAGTCGGATACGAGACGATCCTGAAGGGACAGTCCTCCCAGAACGTGTATGTGGAAAATAAGGCTTTCTCCATGGACGAGTCCAACCAAG ACTCCAAGCCTGTGTCTCCATACAGCGGCTACACCGGTCAGATGCGTAACTCTGTGTACCAGCCCACTGAGCTGGCGCTCATCAGCAAAGGAGTTGGAAAT
- the gprc5c gene encoding G-protein coupled receptor family C group 5 member C isoform X1 yields the protein MASNMTPQGCGPNVDSIYYNLCSTEAAWGIVLEALAAAGIVFSFVLLISLLASLPFHKDYNRKSSVALHAFFLICTAGLFCLTFAFIVGKNFSTCASRRFLFGVLFSGCFASQLMQCVRLNILARRNSGPRVWVLCLGALGLWLVEVIINTEWLVITIVSSNTTAQTSTAIAVPCDIANEDFVMALIYVMVLILAVMVASLTIMMGKHTQWKKEGACILVTSLFSVGIWVVWIVMYVYGNGKTGNPTWDDPTLAIALVANAWVFIIIYTIPDICCLNSDDESQQDYTENFYQNQGVGYETILKGQSSQNVYVENKAFSMDESNQDSKPVSPYSGYTGQMRNSVYQPTELALISKGVGNQQLPDPSFDIVIPRASIGSAANSGSSTPST from the exons ATGGCCAGCAACATGACCCCTCAGGGCTGCGGCCCGAACGTGGATTCCATTTATTACAATCTGTGTAGCACTGAAGCTGCATGGGGCATCGTGCTGGAGGCCTTAGCGGCAGCTGGTATCGTCTTCTCCTTCGTGCTCCTCATCTCGCTGCTGGCCAGCCTGCCCTTCCATAAAGACTACAACCGCAAGAGCTCGGTGGCTCTTCACGCCTTCTTCCTGATCTGCACTGCTGGTCTCTTCTGCCTAACCTTTGCCTTCATCGTGGGAAAGAACTTCTCCACTTGTGCTTCACGGAGGTTCCTCTTCGGGGTGCTGTTCAGCGGCTGCTTCGCCTCCCAGCTGATGCAGTGTGTGAGGCTGAACATCCTGGCCAGACGGAACAGCGGGCCTCGAGTTTGGGTCTTGTGTCTTGGGGCGCTGGGGCTGTGGCTGGTGGAGGTGATCATCAACACAGAATGGCTGGTAATTACAATTGTGTCTTCCAACACCACAGCTCAAACTAGCACAGCTATAGCCGTGCCTTGTGACATTGCTAACGAGGACTTTGTCATGGCGCTCATCTACGTGATGGTGCTGATCCTGGCTGTGATGGTGGCGAGTCTGACCATCATGAtgggcaaacacacacagtggaagAAGGAAGGCGCTTGCATCCTTGTGACGAGCCTCTTTTCAGTGGGTATTTGGGTGGTGTGGATCGTCATGTACGTGTATGGGAATGGGAAAACCGGGAATCCAACGTGGGATGACCCAACCTTAGCCATCGCTTTGGTAGCAAACGCCTGGGTCTTCATTATCATCTACACCATTCCCGACATCTGCTGTCTGAACAGTGACGATGAGAGTCAACAAGACTACACAGAAAATTTTTACCAAAACCAAGGAGTCGGATACGAGACGATCCTGAAGGGACAGTCCTCCCAGAACGTGTATGTGGAAAATAAGGCTTTCTCCATGGACGAGTCCAACCAAG ACTCCAAGCCTGTGTCTCCATACAGCGGCTACACCGGTCAGATGCGTAACTCTGTGTACCAGCCCACTGAGCTGGCGCTCATCAGCAAAGGAGTTGGAAAT
- the gprc5c gene encoding G-protein coupled receptor family C group 5 member C isoform X2, producing the protein MASNMTPQGCGPNVDSIYYNLCSTEAAWGIVLEALAAAGIVFSFVLLISLLASLPFHKDYNRKSSVALHAFFLICTAGLFCLTFAFIVGKNFSTCASRRFLFGVLFSGCFASQLMQCVRLNILARRNSGPRVWVLCLGALGLWLVEVIINTEWLVITIVSSNTTAQTSTAIAVPCDIANEDFVMALIYVMVLILAVMVASLTIMMGKHTQWKKEGACILVTSLFSVGIWVVWIVMYVYGNGKTGNPTWDDPTLAIALVANAWVFIIIYTIPDICCLNSDDESQQDYTENFYQNQGVGYETILKGQSSQNVYVENKAFSMDESNQDSKPVSPYSGYTGQMRNSVYQPTELALISKGVGNQLPDPSFDIVIPRASIGSAANSGSSTPST; encoded by the exons ATGGCCAGCAACATGACCCCTCAGGGCTGCGGCCCGAACGTGGATTCCATTTATTACAATCTGTGTAGCACTGAAGCTGCATGGGGCATCGTGCTGGAGGCCTTAGCGGCAGCTGGTATCGTCTTCTCCTTCGTGCTCCTCATCTCGCTGCTGGCCAGCCTGCCCTTCCATAAAGACTACAACCGCAAGAGCTCGGTGGCTCTTCACGCCTTCTTCCTGATCTGCACTGCTGGTCTCTTCTGCCTAACCTTTGCCTTCATCGTGGGAAAGAACTTCTCCACTTGTGCTTCACGGAGGTTCCTCTTCGGGGTGCTGTTCAGCGGCTGCTTCGCCTCCCAGCTGATGCAGTGTGTGAGGCTGAACATCCTGGCCAGACGGAACAGCGGGCCTCGAGTTTGGGTCTTGTGTCTTGGGGCGCTGGGGCTGTGGCTGGTGGAGGTGATCATCAACACAGAATGGCTGGTAATTACAATTGTGTCTTCCAACACCACAGCTCAAACTAGCACAGCTATAGCCGTGCCTTGTGACATTGCTAACGAGGACTTTGTCATGGCGCTCATCTACGTGATGGTGCTGATCCTGGCTGTGATGGTGGCGAGTCTGACCATCATGAtgggcaaacacacacagtggaagAAGGAAGGCGCTTGCATCCTTGTGACGAGCCTCTTTTCAGTGGGTATTTGGGTGGTGTGGATCGTCATGTACGTGTATGGGAATGGGAAAACCGGGAATCCAACGTGGGATGACCCAACCTTAGCCATCGCTTTGGTAGCAAACGCCTGGGTCTTCATTATCATCTACACCATTCCCGACATCTGCTGTCTGAACAGTGACGATGAGAGTCAACAAGACTACACAGAAAATTTTTACCAAAACCAAGGAGTCGGATACGAGACGATCCTGAAGGGACAGTCCTCCCAGAACGTGTATGTGGAAAATAAGGCTTTCTCCATGGACGAGTCCAACCAAG ACTCCAAGCCTGTGTCTCCATACAGCGGCTACACCGGTCAGATGCGTAACTCTGTGTACCAGCCCACTGAGCTGGCGCTCATCAGCAAAGGAGTTGGAAAT